The DNA window AAGCGAACTATGTACATGCATGGAGTGCCTCTGGATTCTCCAGGTCACAAAGACCAAGGCCTGCCGCGCGGATCAGCTCTTGAAGATCGCGGGGACTATGTAATTAAAGAATACTATTATGAATAGACAAGACAACTACGGAGGTTGATGTGGAGTTCAATACAGTTCCTACTCTTCTTATCGGTTTAGGCGGAATCGGTTCACAGGTCGTCGATATGATCTATGGAAAAATTCCTTCGAGTATGCACGATAGAATTGCTGTTCATGCTTTTGATACCAATATTAATGATATTGATAAATGTTCAAATTTGCGAAATTTAATTACACAGACCAGCACTAACTGGACTGTTGGTAATTATTTAGAAATTGCTGACAACTCCGTAAACGAATGGTTTCCGAGCGAGGTCAGAGAACTTAAACGCAAACTTCTGACTGATGGAGCAGGACAGGTCCGATGTGTGTCAAGGCTGGCGTATCGTGCTTCAATTGATGACGGGAAACTTGAGAAGCTTCGCTCTCAAATCCGGGATATTTTTCAGGCGCGTGGCGACCGGGCTATGCCGAGCGTCAGGGTTATGATTGTAACTTCTTTAGGAGGCGGAACAGGGTCAGGTATTTTTTTGCAGACCGCAATGTATGTCCGCGATATTCTGACCCATGAATTTCATAAAAATGCTGTGCTGGTCCGCGGTGCTTTTTTGCTTCCAGATCCTTTGATACAGAGCGGCGTTCTTGATAAGAACCACCATGAAAATGTTCGTGCGAACGCCTACGCCAGCCTTAAGGAACTTAATGCGATAACTATTAATGCCGGAGCTGACAGTGATAAACATAGCGGAGCAACGATAGAGTTGGAATATAAGCCGCGCCAAGTCGATATCAACGGCAGGCAGTCACATGTTGTCACCGATATGAATCTTCCTTTTGATTTTTGCTTTTTATATGATTTTGAGAATGAAAGAGGGGAAAACCTCAAATATCTGGATAACTATATCAACCAGATGGTTAAAACTATTCATCTTCAGCTTTTTTCTCCTCTCAGCGGTCCTTCCTTTTCCGAAGAGGATAACTTTATTCTTGGGCTGGTCAGCGAAAACGGGCTCAACCGTTACTGCGGAGCCGGTGTTGCCTCGCTTGTGTTCCCTTACGATAAGCTTGTCAGGTATTGCGCTCTTCGCTGGGCTGATGAAAGCTTTTCAAGTGAATGGCTGCGGCTGGACAAAGATTACGAGGAAGAGCTTAAGCAATACGAAAGGGACAGACAGGCCGGTGTAAACGGGGAGCGTCCTAAAATTGGAAAGAGATATATTTCTCTTGTTGATAATTATGCAAATGACAACAACCCTGATCCCTTCTTTTTAAGCATACATGATGCAGTTCATATTCCCGGTGAGAGAGCAATCGATACAAGACCCCGTTCTCAATTATTCCTTGAGAATGTAGATAAGTTGATTGAGCAGATCGTAAAGGATGATAGAGATCTTAATGATATGGAGCAGGTATGTGTTCTTGATGATGGTCGGCTTAAAAGAAGTGATGAAGCTGCCAGTGAAGTTGAGGATATGGAGGGTCATCTTCTAACATATCAGCGTCAGGTGTTTGTTTCAGTACGCAGTCATAAAAGTTTTATTATCAATCAAACTATAAGAAATGGGAATGATAAGGTAAGTACTTCAGAATATAATCTGAGTTATTGGATGCTTAAACGTCCGACACCTCTTCATCCGGTTGCAGTGCGTTATGTTTTGTACAGTTTGGAGGATCTGCTTGATTCCCGTTTGAAAAAAATTCGTGAAGGAATCACTGCCGTTGAAAAAAGTATCGATAACTATAAACAAGCTTATAATGTGAGTTCCAAAAGAGATGTTGTTGAAACAATTGAAGACCGGTTCAGGGATATTGAAAACGGATCATGGTTTTCAAAATTATTGGGCGGCAAGTTAAAAGTTTTAATTAATGAATACAAAGAAAAGTCTTCCAGGCAGCTTAATGCACTTAATGTATATAGATTACTCAAGCTTAAGGAACTGGTTTATGAAGAGTTGTTAAGCTGTGTGCGTGATCTTTTAAGAGACTGGAAAGATTATTTTGACCAGTTACGTTCGATTAGAAACGGTTTGCAAAAAGAACTTAGAGATTGCACGAACGATAATGAACGTAATCAGGATTCAATGAATGTTTATATACTCGCCTCTGCAGAAGATAAAGAGAGTATGTGGAATGAATTGCGTACTTCAGTTGCAAGAAGCAGTGAGTTGCCGCCTGATTTTCTGGAAAAGATTTATGACGATAGATACAAAAGATTTTGTGAAAATCATTTCGGTACTAACCGGGACAGATATTCCAGAGGCCAAAATTTCGGCGAAGAAATTGTTTCATGGTGTGAAACAGAAATTAAAAAATCAGGCCGGTTAAGCTATAATATTCTCGAAGCGATTACTGAAGAAGCACGGTCCAGAAATATTGATAATGATGAACATTTAAAAGAACGGATTGCAACTTTAGGTCGCCTTGCTTCTCCTTTTGTCCCTGAAATATCAAAAGGACAAGTTCAAAATCAGGAGTATTGGGGGATTAATTCCGGTACTCTTGATAGATATTCAGAAGATTGGATCAAAGATAATTTCGGAGGAGTCAGCAGGCTTGTACGGGATGATTCTTTTCCAGAAACTGAACTGATAAGATACACGGCAAGATATGGATACCTTGCCTCTGATTTTACCAAATTTAAAGCTTCAGAACCAGGGTCAAGTATGGGAGACGGTTCTTACCATACTGCCTATATGCGCAGAATCAAAAAACTTGTTGCCGGCGGAGAGACCGTTACCCCGCATTTGGATAAACGCTGGCACCTTCCTGCATATATGACTGATCTTAACAGTATTAGAGGAGAAGGCGACCTTAAAATGAGTGATGAAGCCTTCGTACTCGGGCTGGTCTTCGGACATTTTGTAAACCGAACTGAAGGTCGTAGATCATTATGGGAATGCCATACAAAAGACAGTGCCGGGAGTGAGACTATTAAATTGGTTTACAAGGGAGGAGCTCCAGTATCCGGCGGTTTGTATGATTTGTATGAAGCGCTCCCTCATAATCCTGCTCTTGTTAATTCAATATCCGACTGGGCCAATGCTGAAATCGGCAAGCTCCCTTCCTGGCGTTCAAGCGATGACGGGAAAATGTCTTTCAGTGAAAGAAGTGTTCAAATTGTCAAAGGTAAATTAACTATTCTGGATGCTATAGCAAGCTTTGTAAGTGAAAGACCTGCCACGGCTGAAGCTGAACTCGAAAAGACAACCGTACATCTTATGGATGTCTTGTTCGATTTGATCCTAAGGGCAAAACAAGCCAAGAACGGCAAAACGAATGAAGTCAAAAATATGGATGAAACACTGCAGGAAATTAATGACCTTTTAGTAAATTCATCAATTTATTCACAGTTTGTTTCTGAAGGAACTCGGCTCGCTCGAAACTGGAATGTAAAGGTGAAAAGTTATCAGAAAAGTCTAGAAGACATATTTTAGATCTGATCTTTGTTCTGGCTTACATACAAGACATCTTATTCTATAATAAAGGGGAATGTCTGTGCATACTGTTGTGCTTGATTTGTATGGTGAAATTCCGTCTATGGCTGAATTCAAACCATTTTTGTATCCGCTTCTGTCTTCCGGAGAACTAAAAATGTTTTGGGAAGAGCGTAACTCTGAAAAACCTGTTAATTACGAACTCAGTTATAGAAAACTTTTGCAACATTTGCGCAGGCTTTCTGCAAGTAATTGGCATTTGATAATTATGCTTGGTGTTTCGGAAGATACGAGCTGCTATGATGAGAATGAAAATTTATGTACGGGCTCACTTGCTGACCAAATTACAAAAATTCAAAACTATTTGCTTGCGCGTCTCAGTGGTAAACTTGCACCTATGCGTGTCAGTTATATTGTCGTCGATCCTATCCGTCGGCAGGGGCATACTAATGCCCCTATTGATAAGCTAGATAAGTCATATCTGCATTGGGAGATGGATACTTGCGGTTACACTTCATTAAATAATATTCCGTGTACTTTTCGCAAGCAGGACATTGATGATCTTGAAGAGTTAAAAACCGAGATAGATTTCAGTAAAGAGACAACAAGTGAAGGGTTTGGCGGTCTTAGCAGTGAGTTGCAAAATAAGTTAACTGCTTGCTGTGAAAGATATATTGAGTGTGTTTCTTCTGCCGTCTGCAGAGTCGCCCTTGAATGGGAAGACCAGCCGGCAGGAAATAGGGTGAACATGTATTCACGCGATAAAGAGTATTTATCAGTTAAAAAAGCGTTAACTCTCAGTAGTAATTTTGAAGAAACACTCTGGTCCAGAATACAACTTGATCCTGAATCCGTGAACAGCATAAGGCCGGAAATAATATTTAAAGAACTTTTATATGATTATTACAGCGTTAGTGGAATTATCAATGAACGAAGTTGCTGTGTCAGGGTACGGCAGGCTGATTTCAGTGCTCCGCGGCATGATTCAATACAATTCAGAGTTGGAATTGTAATCCTTCTTCTTCTTGAGATAGGTGAAGACGACAATATGCTTGGTCCAAAGAGTTTTCTTTCTTTAGGGAACAATATTGATGTTAATATTGAACTGGCCGGCAATATGATTGATCATTATTTGCATGCTCTTGAAGCCGCTAAAGACTCAGTTAAAATTGACAGTACTCGTGCTATACAAGGCAGCTTTACTCTGCAACGGACTCCTGAGGTTCATTTTGAAGAACCTAAACCAGTAGAACTGCCAGCTCCTCCTGCAACTATTTATTTCAAAGATTGGAATAATTGGTGGGAAGATGTAAATTCTTCGTTAAGCCATGAACGGGATCAATATAAAAAATTAGATAGGGAAAATGTTTTTCTACTTAAAAGAGCTAATAAAAGTATTGAAATTGTGGATATTGATAATATTGAAGCCGCTTTGGATCAATTTAAAGAAGACCGTGAAACTATGAAAAAGGTGGTAGCTAATAAGGATTATCTAGATTTTAATATTACATGGAAGAGAGATACACAGGACTTGATAGATAAGTTGAAATACAGAACAGAAATCTTTTCTGGAGTCAGGCTGCTTTTTTCTTACGGAACTATTCTTACGGTTTTTGTCTTGTTGATGCTTTTTTTGGGAGGTGGAGGGGGGTACCTGTATTACATGCTTGGCTGGGGAATGCTCTCACTTTTGATCATGGGGATTTGTTCTTTAGGCGCGAAATTGAAATTAAAGCGTGTGCAAAATGAGTTAAAAAAAATAGCAAGTTCTCATAAAAAATACTTAAGTGATATTTTAAAGGGTAACAAAGAGCATTTGAAAAAACAGTGTGAGTTTTCAGCTGTTGCAAATAATTATCGTAAACTTTTTAAAGAAGTAAATCACGAACTCCGCCGGAAAAGTTTAATTTTGTATCATGCCAATAAAGTTGCCGACCATATTGAATTGATGCGTCCTCTGGCTGATTTATGGAAAGCAGATGAGCCTATTCTTAATTCAAATGAATTCGCAGATGAAATTTTTTATGATCGTCCTGTTGTTGATAACTTAATATATTCACCGTCCACATTTATTCCTGATGCGGCTTCATATAGTCTGGAGGTTAAACACGGGCTTACGAATCCTTCTGTAACTTATTTCCCGTTCAAACTGGTTGCCCTGGAAGAAGACGGGATGTTTGAAGGAGGAAGAAAAGATGTATAGTTCTTTGCCGTTTATTATAGGTTTTGCCGGGCTTATAGCCGTGTGGGCTTTTTCTTTACCGCGCAATAGCCGTTACAGAATGCTCCCATTAGTTTATCTCATTTTCGGAATAACAGTATTTTTTTATTCTTTTCTTAGAGTCTTTCCTGAAGTTCTAAGCAGCTTAGAAGGATTGTTCGGGGATAATCCTCAAAATAAGCAATTTTTTATTTTATATTTTAACGCCGGTTTTATCGTAACTTTTGCAGTGTTTATGGCTTTTTTCAGAGCAGGTGGATGGGCTTGCAGGATAGTTGTGCGCTCCCAGAAGAAAACTAAATTTTTTGCAGCGTTAAAAAAAATATGTTCAAACGAAGCGGTTAATGGCGACTATTCGCGGTCAAAAGATAAGAAGATTCCTTTTGGATACAGGAAAGGATTACAAAACAAAATTCTGATGAATCCTGAATTTAAAATATGGGGAATATTTCTTAACATTCTGGCCCTCTTTTTTATTATTGCATCGCTTGTTGCACATGTAGTTGCTCCGCAGGGTCTGCTTGATTCTACAGTTCTTAAATATCCTGTATTGTTGACTTTAACTTTTATGGTTACAGGGCTTTATTTTTCAGGGCTCTGCAGAGAAAGCCGCACTAAACTTACCAGCGAGGATGGTTCAGGCGGACTCTCCGGCAAGTGCGGGGATCTATACGACTCAATCGGTAAGGTTTTCAGGTGCAGTATTCTATTTGCCAGCGGCTTAAATAGCAATAAGGCCAAATACTTTGCAGACCAGTCCTCGCTGATAACTGATCAGCGTTTAGTTGCAATCATAAGGGCTACAAGTGGCTATTTTCCACGCGGGTTTAGTGAAATGCATCGAAAGTTGCTTGAAGCTTTATGGCGTGGAAAGGATCTGCTTGTTGTGGCCGGAATGTATGATGAAATTTCGCCGATCCTTTTTTCAGGTATCCAGTATGATATACAACGACTTAATAGGATTGTTGTTTTTACCAGTTCCTTGCAGGGCTCCAGACAACGGAAGGAAGAAGAGGCATGGCTGAGCCGTTGGCTTGAAGATGGTTCCATTTATTCCAAGAATGCAATTGCAATGGTCGGATTTGAAAACTTTACTGGTCAGGAAGATGTTCTCATTACCAGTCCGCATGAGCTCCTATTAAAACGTTTAGATTCTGAAACTGTAAGGGAATGGGTTGAACAGGTTAGTAAAATTATAGTGCTTAACATTGATGAAAGTGTTTTTTCAAACATTCTGCCTGCCGCATCAATTCTTAGAATTCTTCGTGATATTTGCGGAGAAGATCTGCAGATGATTTACCTTACAGACGA is part of the Desulfovibrio gilichinskyi genome and encodes:
- a CDS encoding tubulin-like doman-containing protein, whose translation is MEFNTVPTLLIGLGGIGSQVVDMIYGKIPSSMHDRIAVHAFDTNINDIDKCSNLRNLITQTSTNWTVGNYLEIADNSVNEWFPSEVRELKRKLLTDGAGQVRCVSRLAYRASIDDGKLEKLRSQIRDIFQARGDRAMPSVRVMIVTSLGGGTGSGIFLQTAMYVRDILTHEFHKNAVLVRGAFLLPDPLIQSGVLDKNHHENVRANAYASLKELNAITINAGADSDKHSGATIELEYKPRQVDINGRQSHVVTDMNLPFDFCFLYDFENERGENLKYLDNYINQMVKTIHLQLFSPLSGPSFSEEDNFILGLVSENGLNRYCGAGVASLVFPYDKLVRYCALRWADESFSSEWLRLDKDYEEELKQYERDRQAGVNGERPKIGKRYISLVDNYANDNNPDPFFLSIHDAVHIPGERAIDTRPRSQLFLENVDKLIEQIVKDDRDLNDMEQVCVLDDGRLKRSDEAASEVEDMEGHLLTYQRQVFVSVRSHKSFIINQTIRNGNDKVSTSEYNLSYWMLKRPTPLHPVAVRYVLYSLEDLLDSRLKKIREGITAVEKSIDNYKQAYNVSSKRDVVETIEDRFRDIENGSWFSKLLGGKLKVLINEYKEKSSRQLNALNVYRLLKLKELVYEELLSCVRDLLRDWKDYFDQLRSIRNGLQKELRDCTNDNERNQDSMNVYILASAEDKESMWNELRTSVARSSELPPDFLEKIYDDRYKRFCENHFGTNRDRYSRGQNFGEEIVSWCETEIKKSGRLSYNILEAITEEARSRNIDNDEHLKERIATLGRLASPFVPEISKGQVQNQEYWGINSGTLDRYSEDWIKDNFGGVSRLVRDDSFPETELIRYTARYGYLASDFTKFKASEPGSSMGDGSYHTAYMRRIKKLVAGGETVTPHLDKRWHLPAYMTDLNSIRGEGDLKMSDEAFVLGLVFGHFVNRTEGRRSLWECHTKDSAGSETIKLVYKGGAPVSGGLYDLYEALPHNPALVNSISDWANAEIGKLPSWRSSDDGKMSFSERSVQIVKGKLTILDAIASFVSERPATAEAELEKTTVHLMDVLFDLILRAKQAKNGKTNEVKNMDETLQEINDLLVNSSIYSQFVSEGTRLARNWNVKVKSYQKSLEDIF